One segment of Bacteroidales bacterium DNA contains the following:
- a CDS encoding DUF3737 family protein: MKNVISNTFFEGERPLFATNNIRLENVKFYPGESALKECSDVEAYNCEFMGKYPFWHNTNTLIEDCLFTVYGRAAIWYSRNIRMINTRVEAPKMFREIDDLYLENVKFTCAGETMWNCRDMKLRNVDARGGDYIFMNGVNIDIDGFYLQGNYSFQDAKNVVIRNAHLDSKDAFWKTENVTVYDSVLNGEYLGWHSKNLKLVNCKISGTQPLCYCTNLIME; encoded by the coding sequence ATGAAAAATGTAATCAGTAATACATTCTTTGAGGGCGAAAGACCATTATTCGCAACCAACAATATACGTCTTGAAAACGTAAAATTCTACCCCGGAGAATCGGCTTTGAAAGAATGCTCGGATGTGGAAGCTTATAATTGTGAATTCATGGGTAAGTATCCTTTCTGGCACAACACCAATACCTTGATCGAAGACTGCCTCTTTACCGTATACGGTCGTGCGGCTATCTGGTATTCCAGAAACATCCGCATGATCAATACCCGTGTGGAAGCACCCAAAATGTTCCGTGAGATCGATGATTTATATCTGGAAAACGTCAAATTTACCTGTGCGGGAGAAACTATGTGGAATTGCCGGGATATGAAACTCCGAAATGTAGACGCACGTGGTGGCGATTATATTTTTATGAACGGTGTGAATATCGACATCGACGGCTTCTATCTGCAGGGTAACTACTCTTTCCAGGATGCAAAAAATGTAGTGATACGCAATGCACATCTCGACTCCAAAGATGCTTTCTGGAAAACGGAGAACGTTACCGTTTACGACTCTGTGCTGAACGGTGAGTATCTGGGATGGCACTCAAAAAACCTGAAGCTGGTAAACTGTAAGATCTCCGGTACGCAACCCTTATGTTATTGTACCAACCTTATTATGGAAA
- a CDS encoding DUF418 domain-containing protein, translating into MSNNIHPVKTKERHIILDALRGLALFGICLANYPEFSLYTFQTSETVSALPTAGIDTVVKYLQYIFIDGKFYTLFSLLFGIGFSIILSNAARNNRNGMKIFYRRMCILFLIGLFHLLFLWAGDILILYAFVGFFLPLFRNISNKKLLISSVILLLFPIAMDACIVLFGWNLSAPVIRATGYFHGQVGITGDNFPVWLVESQSYLDVLRFNLAGSFIRMQEFIDGNRVFKVLGLFLLGLYIGRNRLYTNFKSNHTLLKKTMIYGFCIGFPTSVLYAWSAMNSHPIGLIMYSAIYAVSVVPLSLAYITAICLWYDKHKELAIFRIFAAPGRMALTNYIMQSVIGMIIFYGIGFGLGAKTGLIYVELIAAAVFGLQVAYSYLWLNHYQYGPLEWIWRMLTYGKWLKLKTDRQNTE; encoded by the coding sequence ATGTCAAATAACATCCATCCGGTAAAAACCAAAGAAAGGCATATTATCCTCGATGCTTTGCGCGGATTGGCATTATTCGGAATCTGCCTTGCCAATTACCCCGAGTTTTCGCTATATACTTTTCAAACAAGCGAAACCGTAAGCGCTTTGCCGACTGCTGGTATCGACACTGTGGTGAAGTATCTTCAATATATTTTCATCGATGGTAAGTTTTACACACTCTTTTCTTTATTGTTCGGTATCGGTTTTTCCATTATCCTGTCTAATGCCGCACGGAATAACCGGAACGGAATGAAAATATTTTACCGCAGGATGTGTATCCTGTTTCTTATCGGCCTGTTCCACCTGTTGTTTCTCTGGGCAGGCGATATTCTTATCCTCTATGCTTTTGTGGGGTTCTTCCTTCCGCTTTTCAGAAATATATCCAATAAGAAGCTGTTGATCTCTTCGGTGATACTTTTACTTTTCCCGATAGCGATGGATGCCTGTATCGTTCTTTTCGGATGGAACCTTTCTGCACCTGTCATCAGGGCAACCGGGTATTTCCACGGACAGGTGGGTATTACCGGAGATAATTTCCCTGTATGGCTTGTGGAGAGCCAAAGTTACCTCGATGTGCTCCGGTTCAATCTCGCCGGATCATTCATCCGTATGCAGGAGTTTATCGATGGTAATCGTGTTTTCAAGGTACTGGGATTATTTTTACTTGGCCTATATATCGGCAGAAACAGGTTATATACCAACTTTAAGAGTAATCATACATTACTAAAAAAAACAATGATTTACGGCTTCTGTATTGGTTTTCCTACATCCGTACTATATGCATGGAGCGCAATGAACAGTCATCCTATAGGGTTGATCATGTATTCCGCCATATACGCCGTAAGCGTGGTCCCGTTAAGCCTTGCCTATATCACAGCTATCTGCCTGTGGTATGATAAGCATAAAGAACTGGCTATCTTCCGGATATTTGCGGCGCCGGGAAGAATGGCACTGACCAATTATATCATGCAGTCGGTTATCGGAATGATCATTTTCTATGGCATAGGCTTCGGACTGGGTGCTAAAACAGGGCTTATCTATGTCGAGCTCATTGCAGCTGCCGTATTCGGTTTACAGGTAGCATACAGTTATCTATGGCTCAATCATTACCAATATGGCCCCCTGGAATGGATCTGGCGCATGCTTACATACGGGAAATGGCTGAAACTGAAAACAGACAGGCAAAATACAGAATGA